Genomic DNA from Cydia amplana chromosome 9, ilCydAmpl1.1, whole genome shotgun sequence:
TGTCCACTTTGTTCACATCGGAGCACACGCGACACGTACTAACAATGTGGTTCGTTATAAATGTGCCAAAATATCGATTTCGGTCGGCGGTTGCATGTGCGTGTCGTTGAGAGCTGTCGATCCCGACACAGTGACGATCACCGGCTGCGCGTCCGTGTGTACTATCGTGACCAGATGTTCGTCGCGGTCTTTTTCTTGCTCGGTTTTGGGTAGTTCTAGGGCGTCTTCGGCGTACTTGAGGTCGTGCGGGGAGAGAGGAAGGACGTCGGTGGTGACGGGGGGGtcggcgcggggcgcgcggtACGAGGGCGGCCCGCTGTACTCGGAGCCGCACCACGCGGCACCAGTGGACCCTCTGCAAGGAAGATCACCTAGTTAGTTATGGATAAAATAGGCAGCCTCTTGAGGCTCTTAAACTCTGTAAGGGTAAAAGGGACCTGTCATGTTGCATTTATGCTTTGAccagttttaactacataaaatacaaattatagcTTGCTACGAGCTACGGCCTAGTTTACCTACTTTGCAGTGAGTTTGATGCCGATTCTAATTAAACATAATTGTTTAACTAATGTTAAGGTTATGATTTTGTTTTGATACGTTGAAGGTCGCTCATTCTGATTGGTGTACGCGAAATTCcatgaaagtcgtgcgtgagatgcgcagTAATCACCAAGACCATCGCCAATGCCGTATCAAATCGAGATCAAAACCATAACGAATGTTCTAATCAGAATCTGCCTCCTGACGTCTTAAAAAGTGAGACGATAATCGATATATGAAAAAGAATGAAAGTAGATTAGTAGAATTTTATTAAATCCTACCTCTTTATACAAAATGGAATTGAAAACTAAATGATTAAAAACCGTATTAAATCACAGCAGCAATTTGTGCAGTATGTGCCGCTGCACATATGTGATGCTTCGCTTACGTCGTGTTTCCGACTTAAGTAGTTACGTTCTTTTACACCATAATATGGATGCTTCATGGTTATGATCGTCTAAGAAAACAACTGAACGTGACGTGTAGCCCATCGACAATATCGAGGTATTAATGCGGCGAGTGTTATTTAGGACGAAACAGATAGCAAAACACAAAGATGTTGGTTGTGAATTGATTATGCATAGTACATAGCTGAGTAGTTACCTGACTAGACTAGCTGAATTTGATCTGTACGTGGGGGGCGGCGACACCGCGGGCGCACTTCTGTCCAAGAGAAGTAACCTGAAACAATCAATgatgataaataaatgttaGTCTCATTATGTTaatgacaaacaaaacacaTGTCAAAAATCCCACAGATTTCACTAGAGAGCGCAGGTTTGTATGTACCTTAGAACAAGTTCACTTTGATACGCGGGGTTTAATTAATGGTAAAACAAAGGAAGGATTATTGGAAGTCAAGTAATAAGCATTCCTAAAAATCTATACTATGATTTCATatgaacacaaataaaaaaaaaagcttcAAAAAtctgcgttttcccagagataagacctagctagatcgatttttcgcccccgaaaacccccatatagtaaatttcatcgaagattatatggggcattatctatgaaaagggcccttattgtcgatggcgcttacgccgcacagcgtcgcattgtatttatatgggagcatcgttaataatggtgtaagcgccatcgacactaaggccccttttcatagataacgtcacatataagatTTAAGATTAGAGATTTGAGATTTCTTAAGATTTAGATATAAAATTTTGAAATCCATAACAGTAACCTAATTTTTCTAAAGTCATCCCGTTTTACTTTACATAAATGTTGGGTAACGAAGCATTTGTATACCCTGATTGGTCTACGATTGTACAGTTTCAGGATACTGAATGTAGACTCTGGCGTCGCAACCGGATGCATCGCCAGTGGAAAGACcgcataaatatttatacaatgAAAAAATAGCAGTGAATTCATTGTTTTCGAGTATGAACTTCCCAGGAACGTTTTAATAaacaccacagaataaataactaAACATTTATGTATGAGCTCTGTCTGCAGCAAGAGGTAAGACTCCCCGCTGTGAGGCAGTTGCTTCACAATTCTACTGACTTAGCTTGACCTCAGCAACACCGGGatgtgcattttttattttagtggtTAACATAATTGTAAGTCGTAATAAATATGTCTATTGTAACGAGACgtcagtataataaaataatgagtgGTCAAAAAGGGACGCCATTGCAGTATGGGGGTGCGATCTCCCAAAAAAATGTGACATAATGTATTACCTGAGTCTATACTCTTGCATAGACGCCTGATACGTCGGCGGGGGCGGCCTATAGTGGAACTCTGGATACAGCATGGCCGCGTACGGGTGGTGCGGTCTAGCGTAGCTCGGCGGTAGTCTGGGCACGAGCCTTCTGCACGATGTGCGGCGCAGCCCGAGCAGCGCGCACGGCGCGTCGCGCGCGCCCAGCCGCCATGCTAGCCCTGCTGCCGTTACTAGCACGACTCCTATACCTGGAATGTTCACAAATAATATGTTAGACACATTGAAactaactgaaataaatgtcatataggtACTAAAGAAAACTGAGCAAGGCCTCCAGAGGCCGAGGCCCGTTTCGAATCGGCGTCTTCAGCTTTAGCGGCTATCGCCATAACCAGATAGCATAAATAAATAGGCCACCCGGTCAGTACCAACAgacattttacaaaatattttgaatttagttAAGAGAAGATGTAGAATCTCATGGATGGAACTTGAAGTGGTCTCTTATTTTGCCGGTGTCCATAAAAACCAGTATCActtagtgatttttttttaaaaaaggaaGAGAGATATGTTAGGCAGTTTAAAATGATCCTcaatagtaataataattacatatagTGAAAAAGAAGTCAACAGAAAAAGAGCATTGCACTTCAATTTTCTATCGTGTTAGGCCTAAGCTACAcgaggtaaaataataaaaggaaTTGCTTCCCTCACGTGcgtgttaaaataataattagtgcCGTATCgcaataattacaaaataatttgacaCAGAATAACAACTGCCGTAACTTTAGCAACTGTTCTTAATTGCTTTTGCTCATGCTCACGAGCAATATGTCTCTCCATGATCCCCGGTCGTACGGTGGGCGCGCTGTTTCAGCATTGTGTATCTTAAGACAAGTGTTAAAGGCACTTTTGAGGTTAGGTAAACGTTCGTGGGTGGGTGTACGTATAATATCCGCGGCGTAATCGGCGCGTCGCGCCGGATGGATGTGTGGAGTTCGCAACTGACTGACACGTACAAATTGCCCCGTCGACGCAACAATAGATCGTTTGCCTGTAACAACAACATCATTTGTCCCTAACGCTAATGAAAATCCAATTAATTCCGCTCCAAAACTCATTTGAAGTTTAATTGAAAACTTCGCCCGCTGAAGGGCGGACGCGACTTTGTGAATGATGTAATGAGATTTCAGCCAGACTTGTTATTGTCATATGCATGGCGAATACCCTATGAGCTTCCAGATTGTTTCACGGTTAATTACGGCCATTTGTTACGTAGCTGTAAAGCCATTTGGGCGAATTTATGAATATTAGATCCCGGGACGCCTCTCGAAAGTACGTAAAATTGTACCGTCATCCGGTTTGTCACCTACTTTCATTTTATTCGCCGCCCATCGGACCGGATAACTGGGTTTTAATCgccgataaaataaaaaaagtctaGTTCAGCTTAGTTAAGCGTGAAACGAGTTGCGAACTGTTAAATGATCAAAGACTGAATATTATAAAGGGCTTTATTCAAATGGGCAATTTTATTTCGCCACAGAAAAAGTTTTCGGTCGGTATCGGTTTCCTTGTGTCAGATCAAATTGAGTTAATGTGTAATAACTGTCTTGgaatgtatacctacctactactctCTACTATTCTCTGTAAGCATTTTAGTGTCACTCACACGGTGAGGCTCTATTTGCTGGTTAATTGAAACTGACCGAATTATTTATGTGCAATTTGCTAGGTGATGTAATTCGATTAGAgaccgtctaagctaactttgcaccgacttgaatagaacaaagtgagtggcattataaacgtcatattttcatagaattcgacattaatgatgacacaaCATGAATGTGTAACAACACCATTAGCTCTTGCTTTTATTACACGAACTTAACGATTCATTGGCCAGACCAGGTCAGACCACGCATATACGCGGCACACAACGGCGACCGGCATTCTGCTCTGCTTGACTAGGCTAGGCACCCGCGGCGGGCAGCATGTCAGTCGCctatggtgacgtcacggcaCGCTGTCCGCCGCGGGTGGCGTTTTAAGCAGACCGTATTAAGATTAAGAATATGATGCGGCCTCAGCGTACCTACGACGCCGAAACTACACGCTTAGTCGAAAAGGCACAGCACTATTGACTCCTTATTAAGAAGTGTACCGTCTCacttatataattattagtagTAATGTATGTTAGTGGTGATTTAGGCTGCGGCCTCAGGGCGCCGAGTACGTCGCCGAGAAAAAACACTCTTAGCCGGAGAGGGAACGTCACTACTACAATCGCCTGTAGTTTGTCCTAGTATAACTACATCTCACCTATCATTAGTAGTAGTAATGTGAGCGGTGCTTTAGGATGCGGCCTCAGGGCGCCGAGTACAGCGCCGGCGGCGACCAAGCACGCGCCCACGACGCCGAGGAAGAGCACGCATAGCCGGAGAGGGGGACGGCCGCAACACGACTTGGGAGCGTTGCCTTCGCCTTCGGAACATGCGTACGCTGCGCCTCTGCCCGAtctggaacaaaaaaaacaaatgaatacCTAAAAGGCTACCTCTGTTGAAATGTATCAGGATTACAGATGACATTTATATCATTAGGATAGGCGTGAAACCTAGGACATTTAAGTGATAtgtatattaatataaatttagtAAAATATCTTGTGTCAATCACCGAGACACTGATTTCCATTTATACCACAGAAAATCACCTTCCGACTCAATCAATATGCAttattattcattcattcattttacgAATGTAAAAGTACATGTACATATACATAGAATAATTAACACTGATTATAAATCAATGAGTAAGATTTTATAATGCTATTGTCATTCTAATTATGCAAGTAACTAATTAGATATGCCTTTATATTAGTTAATAATTTTGACAAACATAGCGGGCTTTTTTCATTGACAATAATCAGGTAcagtaaaaaaagttttaatcgaGATTTTTAAGTGCAAAAGCTTTGTCAGTGGATtggattattataattttatgctCGAATGGACGCCGTTAAACAAAGCCGTGGAGCAGAAAAGTGCAAAACGAAGAGGAAGTAGTGTAATTTGTGATCATAATAAACCCGATTTAGAGATTTACTGCTGCTAGGCACTGTTATTGAGGTCTCGCTTTGTTGACATTTAGTACGTAacacaaacatttatttatagcGTTATAGCTTTAAATATTATGGAGCTGTGATAATAGGGACCCTTAGAGCTTCTGGATAATGCGTCTTAACGgtattaaaagtattaaaactcATTTAACTATTTCGTTTTGCGgtgattgataataaaatcggAAATACTTTTGCAGTTAAGTTTATTTATCCACAGACTTTTTACGTTTTGAATTGTATACCTATATACGTACACTGCATTTAAACCGtattcttcttcaacctagcgttttcccggcccaGCGCCAGGATCCACTTTCCTGCTCAATCTTCTCCACTCCACTTAAAACGTAAACGTATtgcttataatagttataatatattCTACAGTTAAGTACAATGCTCGATTTCGCTGAATGGCCTGAATGCAACGAGTTTATTACATTACCAGCTCATCGCTCTCCAAATATcacttcggcccgccgtttcgcttgtctaagccacttttactattgggtcgtgtttaagctccaacttccccctctcgtgtgacgcttcgggccttcggccctacgcggagctcggccttcggccttcgcgagcctctCGTATTGATTGCGGCAACAAATAATGGCACTGAACGTCTGTTACTTACGAGAATTAAACTTATTCAGAAAAGTGATATTCAGAACCACTGTAATGCCAATATGACTTTTAAAATACCTGCATGTCACATGCACATATCTACAAAGAAACGTGAGCAAAGTGAGCAACTGTGTccaatttgttttattaattttgagtAAACGCACAGTTTCGAATAATGCTATTACAGTCATCCGTTCGTAATTATGTTAATTACATCGATCATTACCATCTACTTCGTTTGATTATTCAAATCAACAGTATTATTTGCCCTAACTTTGTTCAAAGCAGTTCAAACTCACGCTTTGTTCGCAAACAATCTGAAAATACGTTTTGATAGCTCACTTTAGTAAActcttatttattttcttaatgtAACGTGTTTATCGAAAAAGAAGCTTTGCATTTATATAAAAGAAACATTGCATTTATACTACACCACAGGATATTTCAAACAAATATAGCTAAAATCCTAGGCGAACCGCATTTTGATACCATCCTATGTTTTAAgcgtagtttttgaatttggtaaAATTACTAAGCCTTTTTACTCGTAATCTGACTCAATATCGTGATCAGTACAATACTCAATCACGAGTAATTCCGACTAGATTTAGATCCCTAATAATAACTGCACGCCATTTTAGTAAAACAAAATTGTGTTGCCTTTTTACCGGCCTACGGTCAGTTAAGAGACAATGCAAAATACGTTAAGCGTATCCATAGCGTTAAGTGTATGCTAAATCCTATTCGTCATTCTTAACTGCGTTAAgcttacaattattttaaatattatctatCTGCTCGTTTACAGTTCCTCACGATAATTCCTGTAATTAGCAGTAAACTAACTTGTCACATTAATAAGCAAATAACTTAGTGCGTCCGTCCCGTGAAGTCCCGTCCCGAGCATGCTCGGCCACCCAGATATTTGGTTTCTCGATGAAAATAATATCTCCGGTTATACAAACCGACTTCCGTCAGGGCCACAAATTGAACAGTTAAGGTTCATTTACACGGCGCCCGCACtcgcatacgattttagttacaatgcggaccattgaggttacatcaattcagccgaccgatcaaatgacgcaatgtaatgaaactcgcatgcgagttctcgcatcgtctaaatgagcccttaaggtGATACAGAATCGCTTGACTAAATCGTCCTGCATTATGCATGGCGGAGGTGCCGCTTTTAGTGATGTCATATTCCCGGGAATAATCAGGGTTTCAAGATATCCTACTGTAAAGGTTGAAAACCTGAGGATTGttatttctaattttcacatgataatatttaatgcaagtaggtaaattagttattaaaaaaaatcgtctgtATTCCCAGATACCTGTATTCCTGTATGTATAgtattttcctttttagggAATACTTCCATGGACATGAATATAGACTAacaaattacttaattatcgtataaaaataaaatgaaaaaataagcaAACAAAAGGAATTTTGCAAGAATGcaaatttttcaaattatacatacatacttatatccGTGTGTGTCTGCGGCCGGCAAAACGTCCCACTTTATCGCTTACCGTAAAGACGCTTTGATACATTATAACGATACAGGCAAAtatattcgtataaagataagACAAGACAAGTGGGATCTTCGACTATAATTcgacacatatatatattttcctTGTAATAATTTCACATAAACATCGAGTACCTATACTTTTCATCTTAATGACAATGAAAAATATAACAAGAAAACGTATTGGATAACGATTCTATATTGTCGTTTCTAAAGTTTCCCGTCTAAAAGTCAGGAGAAAGTCCCGGGACCAAAAATGTTCCCTCAGCACATCTCTAGACGTGTTTCCACACGATATGAAGCTTACGTCTCAACTAAAACGCCATTATACCAATGATGATTTGCTGCTGCAAGCCAGGAATTAGACGAGCATTCATGCAGTaacataaaatgtaaaattCACATTCACCTCATCAGCGTAACTACGTAGATAACGTGATTTCACTGATCACTGTTTACCACTAGATGGAGTATATGAAACTAGCTGTATACCTAAGCAATATAAGCATCGTACGCCGCGATTCGCCCTTTTCgcgcatgacatgacattataaaacatctttttggaactGTTAAAAAGCGACGAGAGAAATTAGTGTCCGGAGCGATACCTATTTAAGCGAGACCACCGGTCTGATCCTATCACGCGCCTGTTCCCAGGTCCTAGGAGCGCTATTTTACAAAAAACTTTACTTTCGAATAGGTACGTTTCCCATGTCGCTCCTGAAACTCATGTTTTGGTGATATTTTCTGCGTCCATAGCTTGTTATAAATAACCTCTATGCTTTATAATGATGAGGGATCTAGTGGGGTGTAGTCTGTGCGTAATTTGCTCTAAGGGTAAAACGATTTCATGTCAGGAAACATGAGACGAGTCTGCTTTTGGAATAATTTCTACCACATCAATGTTTCATTTCTGCATGCGACAAGCGACCGGCTCATGTAAAAGGATTTAAATATTACTGTTATATTGCTTAGGGGGctatccataaattacgtcatttcaaattgagggggggggggcggacatcggatgatggtagcatgacataggaggaaacggggtcattcgaagcatgattttaggatgattttagggggggtcaaaattagatgacgtaatttatgaacagcccctagtgTGTTATTAACTCTAATGACCACTTTTACCAAGTCGTATCCTGTGTGGTCTGCGTTTATTAATTTGTCTGTATTAGttactacctacataattatacttacttcctactacttacttactttcctTTAAGTATTTTGTAGCCTGTTTGTTGTTACTTTTCTTTAGtagtgcacaataaagaattttattattattagctattcattattatatatgtacctagtaggtatattatggaCTACATATTTAAGTCTACGtaaaatagggatgatgacacatgttgaattttataacaaaatctagtaaaatagatagcaaacaaacaatttatcacaataatgtggatattaaaataaaatatggaaatgttataaaaatacaggacctaaattacaaaatttaagttttttttaaacttccaaaaacgataaaagtaagggtaccattcgattccatacattttatccaaaaaaatattgtacagcaaactatatacataaacgcaatatttcaccgacaaaaacgcaattttcttgttttgtccatacgacaATATAGGCTCACACAAAgatcttgacgtcacgttcatttatcgttttgtttagggcgtttcgcgagtgaagtgcgactgtcggcctctgactacaatttctgacttttgtgttactttaatgcaatgatcctaaaaacaaacccgatcgattgataccataaatgaaaattagtcatgtagcctattggttCATACATAAGTTTCGGTATTGCTCTTTAGATTCGTATTATGGCTCTAAAATGCATCGATTATTATAGGTATACTTTTTTTCCTAAATCTATTGAGCATTTATGCACATTATTGTCCTTagataataactaaaactcaaaattgcACCGCGGGAACAACTAAATACTTATTGTAATTACTTTCGTGAGTCGAAATGATGAGAAGATGAATTACTAACGCAGTATTGCAATCTCAAATCCAAATTAGGCGAATCATAAATCACTAAATTACGCAAC
This window encodes:
- the LOC134651005 gene encoding proline-rich protein 22, whose product is MSGGALALTALSGPPLSAAEALSSLLWQPYECRSPPLARSRTDGALAQRGGAQSPSGGRHARAPRSIPRHEMRLPVPAEAVSVRVPAEDVVSSVIVQVQDAPVSCNVNSAVQTERQRSVASAECQTEEPARRRRTRRARAPRVPELLESVPPPPYSTLPPPQLPPPPAHPHPLPLPVPVPPAPIIAPHPPAHRFPFQPIPLRSGRGAAYACSEGEGNAPKSCCGRPPLRLCVLFLGVVGACLVAAGAVLGALRPHPKAPLTLLLLMIGIGVVLVTAAGLAWRLGARDAPCALLGLRRTSCRRLVPRLPPSYARPHHPYAAMLYPEFHYRPPPPTYQASMQEYRLRLLLLDRSAPAVSPPPTYRSNSASLVRGSTGAAWCGSEYSGPPSYRAPRADPPVTTDVLPLSPHDLKYAEDALELPKTEQEKDRDEHLVTIVHTDAQPVIVTVSGSTALNDTHMQPPTEIDILAHL